The genome window agttttttaatattaaatgctttaaaagctattaaatattttttatttcatcttttttaattcttgaatcCATTTGTTGACATTTAATATTagcatttatatttaattttttaatattaaattctttaaaagctattaaatatttttatttaatcatttatctacttttcaatttttttaatttcaatttaattaaatattttgttgacaTTTAATATTAGCATttgtatttaagttttttaatactaaattctttaaaaaccattaaatatttttatttaatcatttatctgatttgacttttttttatttcatttgaatctgtcgtgttttttttttttttgtctattgtAGCATTCTCTAATCTCTAATAAAACTAGTAATTTCACAAAAGAGACCAAATAAAAGAGAGACAGAgagataaaaaacaaaataattaaaaaatattaagcaaCAAAAaggattaaatttttaatttttgtttcataGGTCAACATTTAAAGAATTTAATCTATAAGACTATCTTTTATttcaaaacacacaaaaaaaaaacaactaatataTAATCTACTAAAAATTTAACTAGTTGATTCAACATAATACATTGATTTTGTAAGTCTCTTGATATTATCTTTTGATTTCTACGgattaataaaatacttaactAATAATAGTCTTAATTCaagtttgaaaatataattatattttgtcacCCTTAGTAATTTTACTCAATTTAAATTCAAGTTggttaactaaaaaaagaaaaagaaaaaaattggtaactatttttatttaatctttttaattcttgaatccataataaatattttgtttacatCTAATATTAAcatttgcattaaaaaaactaaatgatgCATTAAATACGTTTTTATTGCATCATTATCCCTTTATTAAGCCAAATTCTCTATTAAATTGCTCTCAGTCTCATTGCAAAAACAAAACTGATTAGCATGGAGATGTTTTTGAAACCATTTGTTGCAACtcttttagttttgttttttatcctCTATGATGTATCTTTGGCAACTATGGAGAATAAAAGTGCAGAGAACCCGAAAGGTACTTACATAGTCCACTTGGCCAAATCCGAAATGCCATCAAGCTTCAATCAGCATTCAATATGGTACAAATCAGTTTTGAAATCAGCATCCAACTCGGCAGAAATGCTTTACACATATGACAATGTGATTCATGGATTCTCAACCAGATTAACACATGAAGAAGCATGGTTACTGAGGAGTCAAGCTGGTATTCTAAAAGTGCAACCAGAGAAAATATACAAGCCACACACAACTCGAACACCACATTTCCTTGGACTCGACAAAATCGCCGACATGGTCCCTGAGTCAAACGAAGGAAGTGACATCATTATCGGACTCCTCGACACAGGTGTTTGGCCCGAAAGCAAGAGCTTTGACGACACCGGGCTAGGACCGATCCCCAACACATGGAAGGGAAAATGCGAATCAAGCGTTGATTTCAATGCCTCAAGTTGCAATAAGAAGTTGATAGGAGCTAGGTCTTATTCAAAAGGCTACGAGGCTATGATGGGTCCCATTATTGGAATAACCAAATCGCCTCGAGACATTGACGGCCACGGCAGCCACACTGCAAGCACAGCCGCGGGATCTGTAGTGAAAGGCGCAAGCCTATTCGGCTATGCTTCCGGTACAGCGCGTGGGATGGCCTCACGCGCTAGGGTTGCTGTCTATAAGGTTTGTTGGAAAGATTCTTGTGTTGTTTCTGACATATTGGCTGCAATAGACGCAGCCATCTCTGACAACGTCAATGTCCTTTCAATATCActtggtggtggtggatcaaagtATTACGATGACGATGGCGTTGCAATTGGAGCCTTTGCAGCAATGGAGAAAGGGATTCTAGTTTCTTGCTCAGCAGGAAATGATGGCCCTGATCCATCGTCTCTCGGCTCCAACACAGCACCTTGGGTGATCACGGTGGGAGCTGGTACAATCGATCGTGATTTCCCAGCGTATGTTAGCCTTGGGAATGGAAAAAATTATTCTGGAGTGTCATTGTTTAGTGGCAATTCTTTGCCCGATAATAATTCTCTCTTTCCAATCACATACGCCGGGATTGCAAGCTTTGATCCATTAGGAAATGAGTGTTTATTTGGAAGCTTGGATCCAAAAAAGGTTAAAGGGAAAATTGTGTTGTGCGATCTTGGAAATATTCCTATGGCAGAGAAAGGGTTTGCGGTGAAATCTGCCGGCGGTGTGGGCTTAGTGTTGGGAACAGTGGAAAACGATGGGGAGGAACAAGCAACAGAACCCACTAATTTGCCAACAATTGTAGTAGGTATTGAAGCTACAAAAGCAATAAAAAAGTACCTATTGTATGATCCAAAATCGATGGCTACGATTGTGTCTCAAGGAACAAAGGTTGGAATTGAGCCATCGCCAGTTGTTGCGGAGTTTAGCTCTCGTGGTCCAAATCTACTTACGCCACAGGTAATGAAACCCGATTTAATTGCGCCAGGTGTTGATATTTTAGGGGCATGGACAAGACATAAGGGTCCCACTGATTACAAAGAAGATCATAGGCGCGTGGACTTCAATATAATCTCGGGAACATCAATGTCATGCCCTCACGTGAGCGGGATAGCGGCTATAATAAAGTCAGTTAATCCAAATTGGAGCCCCGCCGCAATCCGATCTGCACTAATGACCACTGCTTATTCGACTTACACAAATGGTAAAAGTTTGATAGATAGTGCCACAAACAAATCGTCAACACCATTTGATATTGGTGCTGGACATGTGAACCCAGTTCTTGCGCTTAATCCAGGACTCGTTTATGATTTGACGACCACGGATGATTATCTCCACTTCCTTTGTGCGTTAAACTACACACCCAAAAGGATCGAGTCCGTGGCCAGGAGAAAGTACAAGTGTGATCCTCACAAACACTACAATGTAGCCGACCTAAATTACCCTTCTTTTAGTGTGGTGTATAAAACAAACAACCCAACGATTGTTAAGCACACTCGAACTCTTACTAATGTTGGGGTCGCAGGAACATACAATGTATCGGTTACGTTGGATATTCCATCTGTCAAAATCGTAGTTGAGCCGAATGTCTTGAGCTTCAACCAAAATGAGAACAAGTCATATACAGTCACATTTACACCATCCGGTCCATCGCCCTCGACTGGTTTTGGTTTTGGACGTTTGGAATGGTCAAATGGAAAGAACATTGTTGGAAGTCCTATCTCAA of Glycine soja cultivar W05 chromosome 1, ASM419377v2, whole genome shotgun sequence contains these proteins:
- the LOC114419002 gene encoding subtilisin-like protease SBT1.7, producing the protein MEMFLKPFVATLLVLFFILYDVSLATMENKSAENPKGTYIVHLAKSEMPSSFNQHSIWYKSVLKSASNSAEMLYTYDNVIHGFSTRLTHEEAWLLRSQAGILKVQPEKIYKPHTTRTPHFLGLDKIADMVPESNEGSDIIIGLLDTGVWPESKSFDDTGLGPIPNTWKGKCESSVDFNASSCNKKLIGARSYSKGYEAMMGPIIGITKSPRDIDGHGSHTASTAAGSVVKGASLFGYASGTARGMASRARVAVYKVCWKDSCVVSDILAAIDAAISDNVNVLSISLGGGGSKYYDDDGVAIGAFAAMEKGILVSCSAGNDGPDPSSLGSNTAPWVITVGAGTIDRDFPAYVSLGNGKNYSGVSLFSGNSLPDNNSLFPITYAGIASFDPLGNECLFGSLDPKKVKGKIVLCDLGNIPMAEKGFAVKSAGGVGLVLGTVENDGEEQATEPTNLPTIVVGIEATKAIKKYLLYDPKSMATIVSQGTKVGIEPSPVVAEFSSRGPNLLTPQVMKPDLIAPGVDILGAWTRHKGPTDYKEDHRRVDFNIISGTSMSCPHVSGIAAIIKSVNPNWSPAAIRSALMTTAYSTYTNGKSLIDSATNKSSTPFDIGAGHVNPVLALNPGLVYDLTTTDDYLHFLCALNYTPKRIESVARRKYKCDPHKHYNVADLNYPSFSVVYKTNNPTIVKHTRTLTNVGVAGTYNVSVTLDIPSVKIVVEPNVLSFNQNENKSYTVTFTPSGPSPSTGFGFGRLEWSNGKNIVGSPISIYFEPPGVIGNS